tgtgtgtgtagatgaGCTGGAAATGGGTTTCTGAGAAAGAGTGAGTGTGATAGCAAACACAGGAAGGGAGGGCAGAAGATGAGATGAAAGCTAAAGAGGAAAGACATCAGGGAATGTGTACAAATACATGGCACActaacacatactgtacatacctCAAAGTCCCCTAACCCCAGTCcatgaaaataaacacatacatatAATATATAGCATGTTATAAATGTATACAGTGAATTCATCTAAGTGTGTTCATATACATTTGTATATATAGAATATATAGCCTGTATTTTCACCCTGCCATACTCACCCATACTGCCTTGCtttcatgaataaaacactggtATGCCTACACACCAATATTATACTTTGACATACATTTTTGTACTGTACGTGCAAAACACACACGCTGTGCAGACACTGGCACTCACCCCACTTGAATAGTGCATGCCGCATCTGCATAGAGTACAGACACActtgcacccacacacaccatctCTGTGCCAGAGGTCTACAGCAGTGCAGCTTGTTTAATGGAGCATTATTTTCCTGAGCGGGCATGGCAGATGAGGGCTGTCAGACCTCTAAGCTCTGAACATGGCATTAAAGGCTGCACCCATGGATTACAGTAAAGTTGTAGTTTTaatgctgaaaaataaaacaaaacaactcatAAGCTTGTGTTTTGCCTAGAAAGTGTATTGTGTTTTACTTTATCACTTGGCATGCAGTATATTCTGGGGGAAAGAGGTACGCTTAAATTACAGATGAAATCTATAGCAAGACTGGTGTTTGAATTTCAGTCTAACTCAAAGACAGGTGAGCCTCTGGGTTTAACTCCACTACATTATCATCTCTtgtgtgctgtgttttgttGCAGAGATTTGTTTGCTGACTCGGGGCAGAAGGACAGCCAGCGTACGAGCGGACACGTACTGTCGCCTGTACTCACTGTCTGTGGACAACTTCAATGAGGTGCTGGAGGAGTATCCTATGATGAGAAGGGCCTTCGAGACTGTTGCCCTGGACAGGCTGGACCGTATTGGTAAGAAAATAACATTTAGaccatttcagagggaaatctTGAAGGTTTTTTATTACAGTAATCAAGATGCTGCAGACTGTTTTCGCAAACATTCATCAGGAAATCCTCAGTTGGTGTCAGAAATGAGCTATAGTGGAAACTTAACCTTGTTTTACCTTGTGATTAATCTTGTCTTACCCAGTCAGCATATCATTGAGTTCACTTCATTGCTTTGTTAGGAGAGAATGTATCTCTGTCTCAGTTTTACTCACTGACACTGATAGGAACAGCAAAGTATTTCAAACCAGAGCCACGGACAAAACTTTTAGGGCTATAAAAAACGTCTGCACTGATGACTGAAATTACTTTCAAAGTCATCTGCATATAAACATGCAGATAGAGCTCTGGTTTTGAAATCCCTGCGTGACTTCTCTTTCGCATACAATTGATATTCTTTCCATATCCATCGCTGTTCCCAGGCTCAGCCTGAGTAGATGAAAAATTCACAATGAAAGGCACGCCGGTATCATCACTCAGCCATCGCTGCATGCTCTGTTTTATCCTCAGCTATGTTTAGAATGGAAGATAGAGAAATTGCTTTAGGGGGTCTCTTTGTAGAAAATGGCTGCTTTGAAAAGATGTGGTGGGCTGATAGTGATGTTTCTGTGAGATGGTCTCTTGCGTACGTCCTTCCTCCTGGGCTCAGTGCTCATGTACACCCCTCTTCCCTAATTAAGTCACTCACACAGCAATGATCCACAAATTAATTACTGTCTTGATGGACTTTGCGCAATCTGATTGGAGGTGTGCAGGTGATAGAGGGCCAGGTGGTGCCAGGGTCGAGCTTGATTTAGATACAATACCTCAATGCAACATCTCCACTAATCTGCCACCAATCATACCAGAAAATGGAGAGATTGATCTGGGCTTAATTGCATTTACAATATCTTCGGGTTTCACAGCCTTTGTTAGCACCAAATTGAAAATGGCAGTCATGTGAATTAACCCTGTCATTGCTAGTGTGACCATTCAACAATGACTAATGGACTTTGCGGTCAGAGTTGCACCCATTTCTCTAGGAGGTTGGGTCAGCAGTTAGTATGGCTGTCATTGTGacgcaactccacctcgtctcTTTGACCTTGTGTTCGGCTCACAGGGAATTCAGAGTACATGTGATCCTAGGGTGGAAAGTGAAGAAAAACAACCAGGGGCAAGcatttgtaaaaagaaaattataaaTAAGTCCATTGAATCTTAAGTTTTGTCACGTTCTTTCTGTGTTGTGAGGTGGCATTGTAGAGCAATAAGACTTCAAGTTTGTCCCTGATTTTTTAAGATGCTTCCCTTTTATACGAACAGCAAATAACAGGAAAGAAAATATGGCACCAAAAAGTGGGCTTGACCCATTATCTCAGTGCTTCTCACACTCTATCACAGGCTGAACCTGCATCTTGTGATACAGTGTTTGCTTTATGTTCTGTCCCTGTTACCTAGGGAATCACAGTAAGAGCTAGTCAAACATACACCGCCTACACCTTAGGCTGTCATCCTGAGCTTCTGTCTGCGGGTAGTTATCTCCCACCTATCTTTTGTTGTTTCTCTTATTCCGTGCTCTTTTATGCTTTGTCTTCCCCCTTCTGCTCCATCCCCCTGTCTCTTTCTTAAATCTCTTCTCCTCCCTTTATACCACTTGTGATTTTTaggtacacattttttttctgtattccCTCTCTCTTCATTGCTGTTCCTGTGCCAGCTTCTTCTATTGGAAAGGGTTGTTGGAAAAATAATGTGGTCACTCGAGTACACCCAAATGTCAACCTGGTTCTAGCTGCCTACAAGATTCATATTCATTCTCCTGTTATCTCCTTCTTCTCTCACCTGTcactcactgtgtgtttgtgtatgcgtTTGCTTTTACAGGTAAGAAGAACTCCATCCTGCAGCACAAGGTACAACACGACCTCAGCTCTGGTGTACTGAACTACCAGGAGAATGAGATCATCCAGCAGATTGTGCAGCATGACAGGGACATGGCCCACTGTGCCCACCTCTTGCAGAACGTCCCACCACAGACACCTCCCTCGCCCACTCCTGTCATCTGGGCCCCACTCATCCAGGCCCCTCTCCAGGCAGCAGCCGCCACCACCTCAGTAGCCATTGCCTTGACACACCATCCCCACCTTCCACCAACTCTCTTCAGGCCTCCGGTTTCTCTTCTGGGGTCCCTAAAGGACCCTCCAGGCAGGCTTAAGAAGTTCCACACATTTGTTCCTTCATCCACAGCACCCGGCTCTGCTGGTGACTCTCCCTCTAGCACACCCTCTAAACTGCACAGTGGGGTGGACATGCCATTGCTGGCCTCTTTTAGGGCCCTGCATATGACGTCAGGTACAGGTGCAGCTGGCTCTAGCCAACAGGCCTCAGGTAGCGGAGGCCAGCGTGGACCAAGTGGGGCTGGGTCCAGTGGAGGAGGGGCCTCTGCCTTCCCCTTCGGACCTTTCTCTTCCTCTGGTTCACCCTCATCTAGTACGGCCCAGCTACACCCACAACCACAGCACCAACAGCCATTTCGCTCCAGCACGCCACCTCTCTCAAACCTCTTCCACCAAGGATCGATAGGTGGGAGCACAGGGTCAGGAATAAGTGGAGGGGCAGTTGGGGCCTGTGGTGGTGCTACAGGGTGGTCTTCAGGTGGAGCAGTCGGAGGGTCTGTGGAAGGAGCTACGGGAGGAGAGCCTGCTTGGGTTGGAGAGGACTTTACAACTGGAACAAAAGGGTCACTGCCTGGGGGGCACTTTGGGTTGGGAGGAACTTCAGGTGGATCAGTGGTAGAGATCTCAGGGGAATCTATAGGAGGAATATCTGAAGGATCAGTGGGTGGTGCTTGTGGTAGGTTAGCAGGTGGGGCATCAGGTGGATCAATGGGAGGCTTTACCTGTGGGACAATAGGAGATGCAGCCAGGAGATCAATGGGAGGGACTTCTAGAGGGTCAATAAAAAGAGCCTCTGGGGGATCATTTGGAGGGGCTTCTGGAGAGTCACTAGTAGTGACGACCACTGGAGGATCAGTAGGTAAGCCTTCTGGTGGCTCATGTGGAGTGGTTTCTGGAGGACCAACAGCCTCTGGGGGATCACTTGGAGGGGGTTCTGGTGATTCTGGTTCTGGAGGATTGTTGGGAAGGGTTTCTAGTGGATCAACAACTAGCCATATAGGAGGAGGTTCAAGTGGGCCAGGGGGAGGGGTGATAGGAGGACATATTGGCCGATCATCAGGAGGGGCAGTAGGGAGCCATATAGGAGGGTCTACAGCATGTCCTGTAGGAGGGGCTTCTGCTGGAATTACAGCTGGACTTCTTAGTTCCTCCCGTTGTCAGAGTCCTATATCTAGTGGCTCATCAAGCCCAATGCCTGGTCTGCTTCTCCATAGCCAGCCACCTCCTAAACCTCCTCAGGTGGCTCCTTTGCAGCAGTTTGCTGGGGGAGGCAGGACTACCAGTGGCTTAAACCTCTTCCATTCCCCTCCACATGGCTCCCCATCCTCTAGCAGACGACAGCACAGCCAGCAGCCCGCTGAGGGCTCCCCATCTTCCCTCAGCCATTTTAGCCTGGCAGGCCTCCAGTCTGGCTTACTGCCTCACCAGATGTCCCTGGAGAGGTCTGCCCTGGCCTCCTTGGCCCAGTATGGTTCAGCAAACGCCTCCCCCTGCCTTACCCCAGTGGCGCCCAGCCCTACCATCCAAAGCCCAGTGGCGGGCAGGACTTTTCAATACAGCGACCCCTCGAGTGCCACAGGATCCCACAGTTCTCTGCTCATGCCTCAGTCTTCTCTCCCTTCACAGCTTCCCAGCCAGCCACACACAACTGGGAGAGATTCTCCGCTGGGCTGCTTTTCCGAGGACCTAAAGCTTTTATCCAGCTCGCACCCATCTCTGCCCCAGGCCGTAGGCCACCATACAGCTCACCCCTCTGTGGAAACTGGATATTTCCCCTCACCCTTTTCTTCACCCACTCTTGTGCCCAAACCCTGTAGCTCAGTGCCAGGGAGCATGACTCCTCCAATCCAGATGTCTCCGGGGCACCCTCGCCAGACTCAGTCCCCTGGGGCCTCCCCGGCCTTGCCTCTACGGAGGGCCTCTGCTGCCTACTCGTCAGATCTAGAACCTCAAACTGTCCGCTCCAAACTCCCTTCCAATTTGTGAGGATTAATCACACCCTCCTGTGCTCCTCcaaactaaaacacacacaaactatctCAGTGTGTGGcgttgttttctttctgtcttcagACTTCACTGTGTTCCACCTCTCATTTTACCAAGATCTTAAAAATTACTGTGATTTAAAAGACACTTTACCGGGTAACTCGGAGCTCTAGAATACTCTATATTTGTTTTATGCTTTGTCCTCTTTTTTAttcatacatactgtacatagatagatatatatttaaatgATAAGTTAATCAAGGGACTAGGAGGGTGTGAAAAAGATCTCCATTTTAAGGACagtcattttctttatttctatAACTATGCCAAATTCATCTGGTGATGTTTGGGAAGACAATTCAATGGACTACTCAATAATATTCTTTTTCTGCAGGAACCTATGCACTAATACCTGCATGTataaattgctttttgtgtgtttcaaaAAATTATCTACATTTTTAGCTAAAACAACATGCTTCGAGATAGGCTGACTCTTGTACCAACTCATACAGGATCACATATTGTTGATCCATAAATGTATCTATTAGATTGTACTTATTTATCCTCTGTATAAACTTTTCAAAACCTAATGAGAGATGGAGAAGAGATTTTAGGAaaccaaaaagacttttcctgCGGGGTAATAATTCACCTCCTCTCGGCCCGTCAATCCTTATTTTATACCACTTTATCGTAATAATACTGTTTTTTGAAGCAGGGGGAGAGGGGTTCAGCGAACTACCCTCCATCTCAATATTGAGACATAACAGTATGTGAGCGACTGGCTTTCTGCAGAGTCCTCGACCATGTTCTAACAAGCTCACTTTGTCTTCCAAGCTCATGCCGCTAATGTGTGTAGAAAGCATGTGTTGTTTTACTTCCTGACTGTGTGCAACTGTTAATGTGTGAGTGTTACTGAGAATAAGTGTGTGATTCAGTGGAACAGTCGGATGCAAGGAAAGACTTTTCCATGGACTTATCAAAAGGATGTTTGcctttcacacacaaaaactagGACTTCCATTAACCACAGCTTGTGTGTTGCATTGTGTAGCACTCAGAGAGTTTAAAACTATAACAGTAGCCCCAAATCTAGCCTTTCAGTCATTGAGCAAAtgcagtacatacagtacacaagCTGAAATATCCGAAAAGTGCTGGAAACAGAAA
The Epinephelus lanceolatus isolate andai-2023 chromosome 2, ASM4190304v1, whole genome shotgun sequence DNA segment above includes these coding regions:
- the hcn4 gene encoding potassium/sodium hyperpolarization-activated cyclic nucleotide-gated channel 4; protein product: MDRLHSSMRKRLYSLPQHIGHKASIMGEGEDADKDTRRKSLRMKPLPSPSPTSGGSCKGIGETKSGESVIMETDIGRPMKTSSNGDCRRFRGSLSSITSRHVHDSDSAEERRLITEGDVTPSEESPPGAIGDGPPDQGAQGASGGGGTQKDSPDQQSGFIKLDGIDQILPDDERLYQAGFMHRQFGAMLQPGVNKFSLRMFGSEKAVEREQERVKSAGFWIIHPYSDFRFYWDLTMLLLMVGNLIIIPVGITFFKDEHTPPWIVFNVVSDTFFLMDLVLNFRTGIVKEDNTEIILDPQQIKIKYLRSWFVVDFISSIPVDYIFLIVETRIDSDFYKTARALRIVRFTKILSLLRLLRLSRLIRYIHQWEEIFHMTYDLASAMVRIVNLIGMMLLLCHWDGCLQFLVPMLQDFPADCWVSKNKMVNDTWGQQYSYALFKAMSHMLCIGYGMYPPVGMTDVWLTILSMIVGATCYAMFVGHATALIQSLDSSRRQYQEKYKQVEQYMSFHKLPADMRQRIHDYYEHRYQGKMFDEESILGELNEPLREEIINFNCRKLVASMPLFANADPNFVTSMLTKLKFEVFQPGDYIIREGTIGKKMYFIQHGVVSVLTKGNKETKLSDGSYFGEICLLTRGRRTASVRADTYCRLYSLSVDNFNEVLEEYPMMRRAFETVALDRLDRIGKKNSILQHKVQHDLSSGVLNYQENEIIQQIVQHDRDMAHCAHLLQNVPPQTPPSPTPVIWAPLIQAPLQAAAATTSVAIALTHHPHLPPTLFRPPVSLLGSLKDPPGRLKKFHTFVPSSTAPGSAGDSPSSTPSKLHSGVDMPLLASFRALHMTSGTGAAGSSQQASGSGGQRGPSGAGSSGGGASAFPFGPFSSSGSPSSSTAQLHPQPQHQQPFRSSTPPLSNLFHQGSIGGSTGSGISGGAVGACGGATGWSSGGAVGGSVEGATGGEPAWVGEDFTTGTKGSLPGGHFGLGGTSGGSVVEISGESIGGISEGSVGGACGRLAGGASGGSMGGFTCGTIGDAARRSMGGTSRGSIKRASGGSFGGASGESLVVTTTGGSVGKPSGGSCGVVSGGPTASGGSLGGGSGDSGSGGLLGRVSSGSTTSHIGGGSSGPGGGVIGGHIGRSSGGAVGSHIGGSTACPVGGASAGITAGLLSSSRCQSPISSGSSSPMPGLLLHSQPPPKPPQVAPLQQFAGGGRTTSGLNLFHSPPHGSPSSSRRQHSQQPAEGSPSSLSHFSLAGLQSGLLPHQMSLERSALASLAQYGSANASPCLTPVAPSPTIQSPVAGRTFQYSDPSSATGSHSSLLMPQSSLPSQLPSQPHTTGRDSPLGCFSEDLKLLSSSHPSLPQAVGHHTAHPSVETGYFPSPFSSPTLVPKPCSSVPGSMTPPIQMSPGHPRQTQSPGASPALPLRRASAAYSSDLEPQTVRSKLPSNL